A window from Planktothrix sp. FACHB-1365 encodes these proteins:
- a CDS encoding chemotaxis protein CheW, with protein sequence MVGNPDFLTGQGTDGPEFQELETPEGEPHLRFFVPSGNEFALPAIGIREVLFQSPDRMTPIPNVSPLLLGTFNLRGRVIWVADLGQFLGDSTPLNTDRTEIHVIAVEDQDIILGLAVDALNDMAWLDPDKMQMPTQVSDSMAPFIKGEWQLANTGNVLRLLDQVAILRSARWAT encoded by the coding sequence ATGGTTGGAAACCCAGATTTTTTAACCGGGCAAGGAACAGATGGCCCAGAATTTCAAGAGTTGGAAACTCCCGAAGGGGAGCCCCACCTCCGGTTTTTTGTGCCTTCAGGCAATGAATTTGCCCTTCCTGCCATCGGAATTCGAGAGGTACTGTTTCAATCTCCAGACCGGATGACGCCCATTCCTAACGTTTCCCCTCTATTACTGGGAACCTTCAACCTTCGAGGTCGGGTGATTTGGGTGGCTGATTTAGGTCAATTTTTAGGGGATAGCACTCCCTTGAATACAGACCGCACAGAGATCCATGTTATTGCGGTAGAAGACCAAGACATTATATTAGGGTTAGCGGTTGATGCTCTCAATGATATGGCATGGCTTGACCCTGATAAAATGCAAATGCCCACTCAAGTCAGTGATAGTATGGCTCCTTTTATTAAAGGAGAATGGCAATTGGCAAATACAGGGAACGTTCTGCGACTCTTAGACCAAGTAGCAATTTTGCGATCGGCTCGTTGGGCAACGTGA
- a CDS encoding methyl-accepting chemotaxis protein, which yields MATSTDFLQEYQQTEEAYCQGNYEEAAALVYQLVEDYPEDPSARLLCGHIYGYGLQQYDVARDQYMAVLNLTSDAELLEQAHQALADTDQYELAEPSGELNENPDSQAVFNALLDEEIDSTEVDLTQDLQWVAEETNGFANGTSSMNLLNDLESLPDDSHRQGNGNLINGSNPEIDLKDFSGTEDHFDFQGLEDSELNLSIPDLDDGIDERGLEHLGDNQDYLHSNGSQSPLSFTADNPFALEDDLEEGTEILNPLDEQGSLTQFEDDPFTLEEDESQPRTPLATDEVSVSDLEQLTGDLFSSEDDQFDLLDSSNPSTEDDLHSLNSQETLDESEMDYLHQPTQFLDLDDLEDEGEFGGTGGDEEDEELMETPDSKPQTPFPSSPAATPMSFEEELDDIFAPLEEIDSSGEFVNPDPVSSNGMMSGGSTPLFEPEEEEEFDPDLSGFTFPVEPFVDDADDSVPLPPDPSNMTANFNVLDTEESNEEETLLTNNRMNPSYFSNTRGEATPSSAYGALDRAEEEDDIVFDATDIPDSFDLEPVNEDTFGDSFDITPEMTDLNGRSSNGKAPQTVENDFLDSFEEFDDVADFDMAAGGDNDLYVDSDFGNLDSKFPSATYNNSTLDSDSSSIRDDEIFNSAYTASAVTTLSPDLGDVMDTVVASDQGPFSFLENASLNRKPFYTALGTGLVTLIFVATATNVATRTAALDNKRELVDYLRVTGWFMTTVAGATSFITAWGLGRITAQQITKATDDLQAQFDAISKGNLDARATIFAEDEFGRMSAKFNHAAQFIQNITREAQRKAKEQEDARDDLHRQVIRLLDDVEGAARGDLTVTAEVTANVLGAVADSFNLTIQNLREIVVQVKQAARQVSKGATDSATFAKDVAGDAFRQAEELAATLNSVQVLTDAIQRVAESAREAEEVARSAAAVATKGGEAVQMTVAGILKIRETVAETSREVKRLGESSQEISKIVAIISQIASRTNLLALNASIEAARAGEAGKGFAIVADEVRQLADKSAKSLKDIEQIVMQIQSQTNTVMMAMSQGHQQVIEGTRLAEQAKRALDDIIQVTNRIDVLVRSITADTVEQNETARAVAQVMRAVEHSAQETSQEAQGVSSALTKLVGVARDLLTSVERFRVDASEKS from the coding sequence ATGGCAACAAGCACAGACTTCCTACAAGAATATCAGCAAACGGAGGAAGCATACTGTCAGGGAAATTACGAAGAAGCGGCGGCGCTGGTTTATCAACTGGTGGAAGATTATCCAGAAGATCCGTCCGCCCGTCTTTTATGCGGTCATATCTATGGCTATGGGTTACAGCAATATGATGTGGCTCGTGATCAGTATATGGCGGTCTTAAATTTGACCAGTGATGCGGAATTACTCGAACAAGCCCATCAAGCTTTAGCCGATACTGACCAATACGAACTCGCCGAGCCTTCAGGTGAGTTGAACGAGAACCCTGATTCCCAAGCGGTTTTTAATGCCCTTCTCGATGAAGAAATTGATTCTACCGAAGTTGATTTAACTCAAGATTTACAGTGGGTCGCCGAAGAAACCAATGGTTTCGCCAATGGCACCTCCTCAATGAATTTATTAAATGATTTAGAATCCCTTCCTGATGATTCCCATCGGCAAGGCAATGGCAATTTGATCAATGGGTCAAACCCTGAGATAGACCTGAAGGATTTTAGCGGAACCGAAGATCACTTTGATTTTCAAGGATTAGAGGACTCCGAATTAAACTTATCAATTCCTGATCTCGATGATGGGATCGATGAAAGGGGGTTAGAACATCTCGGGGATAATCAAGACTATTTACACTCTAATGGTAGCCAATCTCCCCTCAGCTTTACAGCCGATAATCCCTTTGCCTTAGAGGATGATTTAGAGGAAGGAACAGAAATTTTAAATCCCTTGGATGAGCAGGGTTCCCTGACCCAATTCGAGGATGATCCGTTTACACTAGAAGAAGATGAATCACAACCCAGAACCCCCTTAGCCACCGATGAGGTGAGTGTTAGTGATCTTGAACAGTTAACCGGGGATTTATTTTCCTCCGAGGATGACCAATTCGATCTTCTCGATTCCTCAAACCCCAGCACTGAGGATGACCTGCATTCACTCAATTCCCAGGAAACTCTGGATGAGTCAGAGATGGATTATCTACATCAACCGACTCAGTTCCTTGACCTCGATGACTTAGAAGATGAAGGAGAGTTTGGGGGAACCGGGGGAGATGAGGAAGACGAGGAATTGATGGAGACTCCCGACTCTAAGCCCCAAACCCCTTTTCCTTCATCTCCTGCCGCTACCCCCATGAGTTTTGAAGAAGAACTCGATGATATTTTTGCCCCCCTAGAAGAGATAGATTCATCCGGGGAGTTCGTTAACCCCGATCCGGTATCCTCCAATGGGATGATGTCGGGTGGGTCAACTCCCTTATTTGAGCCAGAGGAAGAGGAGGAGTTTGACCCCGATCTGTCTGGTTTTACATTTCCTGTGGAACCCTTCGTTGATGATGCTGATGATTCTGTTCCCTTACCCCCTGACCCTTCTAACATGACGGCGAACTTTAATGTTTTGGATACAGAAGAAAGCAACGAAGAGGAAACCCTGTTGACCAATAACAGGATGAATCCGTCATATTTTTCTAATACCCGGGGTGAAGCTACCCCATCCTCGGCTTATGGGGCGTTGGATAGGGCTGAGGAGGAAGATGATATTGTTTTTGATGCTACGGATATTCCTGATAGTTTTGATCTCGAACCTGTAAATGAGGATACTTTTGGGGACTCCTTTGATATAACGCCGGAGATGACAGATCTCAATGGTCGTTCTTCTAATGGCAAGGCTCCCCAAACCGTGGAAAACGATTTCTTAGATAGTTTTGAAGAGTTTGATGATGTTGCCGATTTTGATATGGCGGCTGGTGGGGATAATGATCTATATGTTGATTCAGACTTTGGTAATTTAGATAGTAAGTTTCCGAGCGCGACCTACAACAATAGCACCCTCGATAGTGATAGTTCGTCGATTCGGGATGATGAGATTTTTAATAGTGCTTATACTGCATCGGCTGTTACTACCTTAAGTCCCGATTTGGGGGATGTGATGGATACGGTGGTTGCGTCTGATCAAGGGCCATTCTCTTTTTTAGAAAATGCTTCCCTCAACCGCAAACCTTTTTACACGGCCCTCGGAACGGGACTGGTAACGTTGATATTTGTTGCAACGGCGACTAATGTTGCTACCCGCACTGCTGCCTTAGATAACAAACGGGAATTAGTGGATTATCTAAGGGTTACGGGTTGGTTTATGACCACTGTTGCCGGAGCTACAAGTTTTATCACCGCCTGGGGATTGGGTCGGATTACGGCCCAACAAATTACCAAAGCCACAGACGATTTACAAGCTCAATTTGATGCGATTAGTAAAGGCAATTTAGATGCCCGGGCTACGATTTTTGCTGAGGATGAGTTTGGGAGAATGTCTGCCAAGTTCAACCATGCGGCTCAATTTATTCAAAATATTACGCGAGAAGCCCAACGCAAAGCCAAGGAACAAGAAGATGCCAGAGATGATTTACATCGTCAGGTGATTCGGCTCTTGGATGATGTGGAAGGGGCGGCGCGGGGAGATTTAACGGTGACTGCGGAGGTTACTGCTAATGTTTTAGGGGCCGTAGCCGACTCCTTTAACTTAACCATCCAAAACCTGCGGGAAATTGTGGTTCAGGTGAAACAAGCCGCCCGTCAGGTGAGTAAGGGGGCAACGGATAGTGCGACGTTTGCGAAAGATGTGGCGGGAGATGCCTTCCGACAGGCGGAGGAACTGGCTGCGACGTTAAACTCGGTACAGGTGCTGACTGATGCGATTCAACGGGTGGCTGAAAGCGCGAGGGAAGCCGAAGAAGTTGCTCGTTCGGCGGCGGCGGTAGCAACTAAAGGGGGGGAAGCGGTACAAATGACCGTAGCCGGGATTCTCAAAATTCGGGAAACGGTGGCAGAAACCAGTCGAGAAGTCAAGCGGTTAGGGGAATCTTCTCAAGAAATTTCTAAAATTGTGGCAATTATTTCTCAGATTGCTTCCCGCACCAACTTACTTGCGTTAAACGCCAGTATTGAGGCGGCACGGGCTGGGGAAGCGGGTAAGGGGTTTGCGATTGTTGCCGATGAAGTTCGACAGTTGGCGGATAAGTCAGCGAAATCTTTAAAAGATATCGAACAAATCGTGATGCAAATCCAAAGCCAGACTAATACGGTGATGATGGCGATGTCTCAAGGTCATCAACAGGTGATTGAAGGGACTCGTCTGGCTGAACAAGCGAAACGGGCTTTGGATGACATTATCCAAGTGACGAACCGGATTGACGTTCTGGTGCGTTCCATTACGGCGGATACGGTGGAACAAAACGAAACGGCTCGTGCTGTCGCCCAGGTGATGCGAGCCGTTGAACATAGCGCCCAAGAAACGTCCCAAGAAGCCCAAGGAGTCTCCAGTGCATTAACCAAACTGGTAGGTGTGGCGCGAGATCTCCTAACTTCAGTGGAACGTTTCCGGGTTGATGCTTCAGAAAAATCCTAG
- a CDS encoding response regulator, translated as MQLEQQQRIMGYFIEEAKDHLNTIEQGLLNLQTTVEDPELLNEVFRAAHSVKGGAAMLGLNSIQQTAHRLEDSFKILKENRLPTQFLDQQLESLFLQVFDTLQALIDQLSGPYGLTEEAASAILQDVEPVFEALNYHIKNVVQQQGTGKRSPVETDYSTPVQTRPTSAPISKPPEETGHSSAKDLVFGSDVAERLREMLQQFKQPETPQTRQVLIETCRSLARAGELFDLPNWVKFIENVEQAIANSQNTYRSLAPVVIKAIKEAQDLVLANRETEIVLTEAITRLLPKSVTPAKTPTSKKSSGQSPKSRTLGEGESKKSAAGKKSGNSKKKSPDVSTLTNPLLDTNWSDSATNASNTPTRLPNGPEITPEEYNSLRDLFEGLDEWDHGAAGETAGETPAQSGRSADPLQGDFFDLLDEKQTGLNKTEAKNKKSSQESLQRGHHPPGMSPANSGVDDDLASFFDNLSDTDIPMVETPRVKGLSSAPKIGQDQPSASFEDFFDELLDMNPETEVSSGSAQNSTSISPDEINDLLEDAESLDELFDQFDQQAQGSSPEPKPQTAKPSSSLTVEAAPEEDWFDELLESEMGIVPEISTPSSLDDLMQFGEEQAATIEDSVEVLSPRISQNLETMETDQGRSLPAPNLELPDDDFTSLDALLNEEGAQANQTVEEDIFLNLDQLLQSPDAVETRHDRSVPSIPKSSDSGRTPVSKVSSSSEEDSEFTELLQLIENGPPSSRSAAVPRGNFAKPIAEPIVKVPVKQLDNLSNLMGELVVNRNSLEQDQERMRQFLDNLLHQVSLLGDVGQRMQDFYERSLLEISLLSHRRKPFWFNETSSIHDDDSNTDLDSTELDRFTPFHTLSQEIIELIVRVRESSADIEFLVEEADQVTRELRRITTALQEGLNRARMEPFAIEADALKRPVRDISIKCGKQAELFVEGRDTLIDKMLLGKLHDPLIHLVNNAITHGIEPADVRTAAGKPAVGRITIRVFHQGNQTIIAVSDDGGGIDVNRVKNKAIQKGLITAVEAESMSNPEIYDLLFLPNFSTKDVADEYAGRGVGMDVVRTSLTDIRGTITTDSTLGRGTSFTIRLPLNMSISRALCCVSDRVRIAFPMDGVEDMIDVPREQIRVMEDGSKALEWRGTILPLRHLRELLTYHRHLGRGNVYGATAEEDMISVIVLRSSSSYLAVQVDQVLIEQEIVIKPLEGPVPKPIGIAGATVLGDGQIVAIADVLELIDLAMGRIRKDAAGKIWQMGNAVAEPQLQKSEPTVLIVDDSITVRSLLSITFEKSGYRVEEARDGKEAWEKLKSGLPCDIVFCDIEMPRMDGLELLSRMQKDPILTNLPIAMLTSRGADRHRQMAFNLGARGYFTKPYLEEQLLEAAGRMLKGEVVGNTAVAV; from the coding sequence ATGCAACTTGAACAACAACAACGGATCATGGGCTATTTTATTGAGGAGGCTAAAGACCACCTCAATACGATTGAACAGGGATTACTGAATCTACAAACTACGGTTGAAGATCCAGAACTGCTCAATGAAGTCTTCCGAGCGGCTCACTCGGTTAAAGGGGGGGCTGCGATGTTGGGACTGAATAGTATTCAACAAACGGCTCACCGATTAGAAGATAGTTTTAAAATTCTCAAAGAAAACCGTCTTCCGACTCAATTCCTCGATCAACAATTAGAGTCGTTATTTTTACAAGTTTTTGATACCTTACAAGCCTTGATTGATCAATTGTCAGGGCCCTATGGGTTAACGGAAGAGGCGGCGAGTGCTATTTTGCAGGATGTTGAGCCTGTTTTTGAAGCTTTAAATTATCATATTAAAAATGTTGTACAGCAACAGGGGACAGGTAAACGTTCGCCTGTAGAGACGGATTATAGTACCCCTGTACAAACCCGCCCGACTTCTGCGCCGATCTCGAAACCGCCTGAAGAAACGGGACATAGCAGTGCTAAAGATTTGGTCTTTGGTAGTGATGTTGCTGAACGGTTGCGGGAAATGTTGCAACAGTTTAAACAACCGGAAACCCCCCAAACTCGTCAGGTGTTAATTGAAACTTGCCGAAGTTTAGCCCGGGCGGGAGAACTGTTTGATTTACCGAATTGGGTTAAATTTATCGAAAATGTAGAACAAGCGATCGCTAATTCACAGAATACTTATCGGAGTTTAGCTCCCGTTGTGATTAAGGCGATTAAAGAAGCTCAAGACCTGGTTTTAGCGAATAGAGAGACTGAAATTGTCCTCACCGAAGCCATTACCCGCTTGTTACCCAAGTCCGTAACTCCTGCAAAAACCCCAACATCCAAAAAATCCTCCGGTCAATCTCCTAAATCCCGAACACTGGGAGAAGGGGAGTCTAAAAAATCAGCAGCAGGGAAGAAGTCGGGGAATAGTAAGAAGAAATCTCCAGATGTTTCAACGCTGACGAACCCCCTACTCGATACTAACTGGTCGGATTCGGCAACGAATGCGAGTAATACCCCAACTCGTTTACCAAACGGCCCCGAAATTACCCCCGAAGAATATAACAGCCTCAGAGATTTATTTGAGGGTTTGGATGAGTGGGATCATGGGGCTGCTGGGGAAACGGCTGGGGAAACTCCTGCACAGTCGGGAAGGTCAGCAGACCCCCTACAAGGTGACTTTTTTGATTTGTTAGATGAAAAACAAACGGGGTTAAATAAGACAGAAGCTAAAAACAAAAAATCTTCTCAGGAAAGTCTGCAACGGGGACATCACCCCCCAGGGATGTCTCCGGCTAACTCTGGTGTGGATGATGATCTAGCCAGTTTCTTTGATAATCTCAGTGATACGGATATTCCGATGGTGGAAACCCCAAGGGTCAAAGGACTATCTAGTGCCCCAAAAATTGGACAAGATCAACCATCAGCCAGTTTTGAGGATTTCTTTGATGAACTGTTAGACATGAATCCCGAAACAGAAGTTTCATCGGGATCAGCCCAGAATTCTACTTCTATTTCCCCGGATGAAATTAATGATTTATTGGAGGATGCGGAAAGTTTGGATGAACTGTTTGACCAGTTTGACCAACAGGCTCAAGGGTCTTCTCCCGAACCCAAACCCCAAACGGCAAAACCCAGTTCTTCCTTAACTGTAGAAGCAGCCCCCGAAGAAGATTGGTTTGACGAACTATTAGAAAGTGAGATGGGTATTGTACCCGAAATATCGACTCCTTCTTCTTTGGATGATTTGATGCAATTTGGAGAAGAGCAAGCTGCAACTATTGAGGACAGTGTTGAGGTGTTAAGCCCAAGGATATCTCAAAACTTAGAAACGATGGAGACCGATCAGGGTCGGTCTCTACCTGCTCCCAATTTGGAACTACCGGATGATGATTTTACGAGTTTAGATGCTTTACTGAATGAAGAAGGTGCACAAGCTAATCAGACGGTAGAAGAAGATATTTTCTTAAATTTAGATCAACTGTTACAGTCCCCGGATGCAGTAGAGACGCGCCATGATCGGTCTGTACCGTCAATTCCCAAATCCTCAGACAGTGGACGAACCCCTGTTAGTAAAGTATCATCTTCTTCTGAGGAGGATTCAGAGTTTACGGAGTTGCTGCAATTAATTGAAAATGGGCCGCCAAGCTCTCGGTCAGCGGCGGTTCCCAGAGGAAACTTTGCCAAACCTATTGCTGAACCGATTGTTAAGGTTCCGGTGAAACAATTGGATAACCTTAGCAACCTAATGGGGGAACTGGTGGTCAACCGCAACAGTTTGGAACAGGATCAAGAACGGATGCGGCAGTTTTTGGATAATTTGCTGCACCAAGTTTCGCTGTTGGGGGATGTGGGTCAACGGATGCAGGATTTCTATGAACGATCGCTATTAGAAATTTCCCTCCTGTCCCACCGTCGTAAGCCGTTCTGGTTTAATGAAACGTCTTCAATTCATGATGATGATTCTAATACGGATTTAGATTCGACGGAACTTGATCGGTTTACGCCATTCCATACCCTCTCTCAAGAGATTATTGAGTTAATTGTCCGGGTGCGGGAGTCGTCGGCGGATATTGAGTTTTTGGTGGAAGAAGCGGATCAAGTTACCCGTGAGTTGCGACGAATTACCACCGCGTTGCAGGAAGGGTTAAATCGAGCCCGGATGGAACCCTTTGCGATTGAAGCGGATGCGTTGAAGCGTCCAGTGCGGGATATTTCGATTAAATGTGGCAAACAGGCGGAGTTATTTGTCGAGGGTCGAGATACTTTAATTGACAAGATGTTATTGGGTAAACTCCATGACCCGTTAATTCATTTGGTTAATAATGCTATTACTCACGGAATTGAACCTGCGGACGTGCGGACAGCAGCCGGAAAACCCGCAGTCGGTCGGATTACGATTCGGGTATTTCACCAGGGGAACCAAACCATTATTGCGGTTTCCGATGATGGGGGTGGGATTGATGTGAATCGGGTGAAAAATAAGGCGATTCAGAAGGGGTTGATTACGGCGGTCGAAGCTGAGAGTATGAGCAATCCAGAGATTTATGATCTGTTATTCCTGCCCAACTTTAGTACAAAGGATGTGGCGGATGAATATGCAGGTCGGGGTGTGGGGATGGATGTGGTGCGAACCAGTTTAACGGATATTCGCGGCACAATTACGACGGATTCGACGTTGGGACGCGGGACATCCTTCACCATTCGCTTACCCTTGAATATGAGTATTTCCAGGGCGTTGTGCTGTGTGAGCGATCGGGTGCGGATTGCGTTTCCGATGGATGGGGTAGAAGACATGATTGATGTTCCCCGTGAACAAATTCGAGTCATGGAGGATGGGAGTAAGGCTTTAGAATGGCGAGGAACGATTTTACCGCTTCGTCATCTGCGGGAGTTGTTAACGTATCACCGCCATTTGGGTCGGGGGAATGTCTATGGCGCTACGGCTGAGGAAGATATGATTTCGGTGATCGTCCTGCGGTCTTCGAGTAGTTATCTAGCCGTGCAGGTGGATCAGGTGTTGATTGAACAGGAAATTGTGATCAAGCCTTTGGAAGGGCCTGTACCGAAACCGATTGGGATTGCAGGGGCCACGGTGTTAGGGGATGGTCAAATTGTGGCGATCGCCGATGTGCTGGAGTTGATTGATTTGGCGATGGGTCGAATTCGCAAGGATGCTGCTGGTAAGATTTGGCAGATGGGTAATGCGGTGGCTGAACCCCAACTTCAGAAGTCTGAACCGACGGTGTTGATTGTGGATGATTCGATTACGGTGCGATCGCTGTTATCGATTACGTTTGAAAAATCCGGTTATCGGGTGGAAGAGGCGCGAGATGGTAAGGAAGCTTGGGAAAAACTGAAATCGGGTTTACCTTGTGATATCGTGTTCTGCGATATTGAGATGCCTCGGATGGATGGGTTGGAGTTATTATCGCGGATGCAAAAAGATCCGATCTTAACGAATTTACCTATTGCTATGTTAACGTCACGGGGGGCTGATCGTCACCGTCAAATGGCGTTTAATTTGGGAGCACGGGGTTATTTTACCAAGCCTTATTTAGAAGAGCAGTTATTAGAAGCAGCCGGACGAATGTTAAAAGGTGAAGTGGTCGGGAATACGGCGGTTGCTGTGTAA
- a CDS encoding aminotransferase class V-fold PLP-dependent enzyme, translating into MTTPSLETHRQQFPALANKAYFNYGGQGPLPLVSMDAIIQGYNEVQCSGPFSGKINQWQKQETQLTRNLVATELGIAPETLCFTENVTVGCNIALWGIDWRPGDHLLISDCEHPGIIAIVQELQRRFDLQVSFFPLRETLNQGDPVAMISEYLKPNTRLLVISHILWNTGQVLPLTEIVKLCHQNYNTKVLVDAAQSVGVLPLQLTETGVDFYAFTGHKWLCGPDGLGGLYVSAESLSELSPTFIGWRSIINDERGKPIAWTPDARRYEVATSAYPLYAALRHAITLHHQWGTPTERYQKICQNSQYLWQKLSEIPQIQCLRTTPPEAGLVSFQLTNGKSHQSLVNTLENQCIFLRTLLDPNCVRACVHYFTLPSEMDQLIEAIGGNREQGTGNR; encoded by the coding sequence ATGACAACTCCTTCCCTAGAAACCCATCGCCAACAGTTTCCCGCCTTAGCCAATAAAGCCTATTTTAATTATGGCGGACAAGGGCCGTTACCCCTGGTGTCAATGGATGCTATTATTCAAGGGTATAACGAGGTGCAGTGTTCTGGCCCTTTTTCGGGTAAAATTAATCAATGGCAAAAGCAAGAAACCCAGTTAACTCGCAATTTAGTCGCCACTGAGTTAGGAATTGCTCCCGAAACCCTCTGTTTCACCGAAAATGTTACCGTTGGTTGTAATATTGCTCTGTGGGGAATCGATTGGCGACCGGGAGATCATCTGTTAATTTCTGATTGTGAACATCCAGGGATTATTGCAATTGTTCAGGAACTTCAACGTCGCTTTGATTTGCAAGTTTCGTTTTTTCCGTTGAGAGAAACCTTAAACCAAGGTGATCCAGTGGCGATGATTTCTGAGTATTTAAAACCGAATACTCGTCTATTAGTGATCAGTCATATTTTATGGAATACAGGTCAAGTTTTACCGCTAACCGAAATTGTTAAACTCTGCCATCAAAATTATAACACAAAAGTATTAGTTGATGCCGCTCAATCCGTTGGTGTTTTACCGCTTCAATTAACAGAAACAGGGGTTGATTTTTATGCCTTTACAGGTCATAAATGGTTATGTGGGCCAGATGGATTAGGGGGGTTATATGTGAGTGCTGAATCTTTATCCGAATTATCTCCAACGTTTATTGGATGGCGAAGTATTATTAACGATGAACGAGGAAAACCGATTGCTTGGACACCCGACGCTAGACGGTATGAAGTCGCTACTTCTGCCTATCCATTATATGCAGCATTACGCCATGCTATTACCCTGCATCATCAATGGGGAACTCCAACAGAACGTTATCAAAAAATTTGTCAGAATAGTCAATATCTTTGGCAAAAACTATCAGAAATTCCCCAAATTCAATGTTTAAGAACGACTCCCCCGGAAGCGGGTTTAGTTTCATTTCAACTTACCAATGGAAAATCCCATCAATCCTTAGTCAACACTTTAGAAAACCAGTGTATTTTCCTGCGAACCCTCCTCGATCCCAATTGCGTTAGAGCCTGCGTTCACTACTTTACCCTCCCCTCCGAAATGGATCAACTCATAGAAGCAATAGGAGGGAACAGGGAACAGGGAACAGGGAACAGGTAG
- a CDS encoding TM0106 family RecB-like putative nuclease, with the protein MLITDKQLLLYQRCQRRAFLERYGDSSQQDPPSDFLLKLMQDSSAYQNSILSHYPYFKIDSFFGNWELGAKQTLELMQQGVDRIYQGVLLKVETLHATSLHLSEILLDGSLIESDEMIQITLVSSPELLVKQPGYSQFGDWVYVSHDIKLGKRPKLDYQIISAFHAYLLEGIQGVQPETGWLILRDKAPYSVNLEQRLPQMYQVLNNYLNMALSRDEPEVFIARQKCNLCQWHSYCLEVARSQNHISLIPGVTPTRYLRLKELNLPTVETLAKATPEQLEIYPEFAEGIALQIIKQAESNLESKAIKRQEEFISFEQNFNSSYWLDNFQDSYQTKLKEFPVEIYFDIEAQPELNLDYLHGLLVIDRRSNQQKFYPFLAEDKTQEELIWKQFLELVWAYPIAPIFHFCDYEPKTIKRLAAIYNTPDYWWKPVLKRFIDLHAKMTETVTLPVESYALKPVAKWLGFEWRDPKANGAQSVCWYEQWLKTGDRTLLDAIVQYNEDDCRATFHVKEWLTEFLNA; encoded by the coding sequence ATGTTAATCACCGATAAACAACTATTGCTGTATCAACGCTGTCAGAGGCGTGCATTTTTAGAGCGTTATGGAGATAGTTCTCAACAAGATCCTCCTAGTGATTTTTTACTAAAATTGATGCAGGATAGTTCTGCTTATCAAAACAGTATTTTATCTCATTATCCTTATTTTAAAATAGACTCTTTTTTTGGAAATTGGGAGTTGGGAGCTAAACAAACCCTAGAGTTAATGCAGCAAGGCGTTGATCGAATTTATCAAGGGGTTTTGCTGAAAGTAGAGACGTTGCATGCAACGTCTCTACACCTTTCTGAAATTTTGTTAGATGGATCATTAATAGAATCTGATGAAATGATTCAGATTACTTTAGTGAGCTCTCCTGAATTATTAGTGAAACAGCCCGGATATTCTCAATTTGGAGATTGGGTTTATGTTTCTCACGATATTAAGTTAGGGAAACGTCCTAAACTCGATTATCAAATTATTTCTGCTTTTCATGCTTATTTATTAGAAGGAATTCAAGGAGTCCAGCCGGAAACTGGTTGGTTAATTTTACGAGATAAGGCTCCATATTCGGTTAATTTAGAGCAACGTCTTCCGCAAATGTATCAGGTTTTAAATAATTATTTAAACATGGCGTTATCTCGTGATGAACCGGAAGTTTTTATTGCTAGACAAAAATGTAATTTGTGTCAATGGCATAGTTATTGTTTGGAGGTCGCGCGATCGCAAAATCATATTTCTTTAATTCCGGGTGTTACTCCGACTCGGTATCTACGGTTAAAAGAATTGAATTTACCTACTGTAGAAACCTTGGCGAAAGCTACCCCAGAGCAATTAGAAATTTATCCTGAATTTGCAGAAGGAATTGCTTTACAAATTATTAAACAAGCTGAATCTAATTTAGAAAGTAAAGCGATTAAACGTCAGGAAGAATTTATCAGTTTTGAGCAAAATTTTAATTCTAGCTATTGGTTAGATAATTTTCAAGATAGCTATCAAACCAAATTAAAAGAATTTCCGGTTGAGATTTATTTTGATATTGAAGCACAACCGGAATTGAATTTAGATTATTTGCATGGTCTTCTAGTTATAGATCGGCGCTCTAATCAACAGAAATTTTATCCCTTTTTAGCGGAAGATAAAACTCAAGAAGAATTAATTTGGAAACAGTTTTTAGAGTTGGTTTGGGCCTATCCCATCGCGCCTATTTTTCATTTTTGTGATTATGAACCCAAAACTATTAAACGATTAGCTGCAATTTATAATACCCCGGATTATTGGTGGAAACCAGTATTAAAACGATTTATTGATCTTCATGCAAAAATGACAGAAACAGTAACACTTCCTGTGGAAAGTTACGCCCTTAAACCTGTAGCAAAATGGTTAGGGTTTGAATGGCGAGATCCCAAAGCAAATGGTGCTCAATCTGTTTGTTGGTATGAACAATGGTTAAAAACAGGCGATCGCACCTTATTAGATGCCATTGTACAATATAATGAAGATGATTGTCGTGCTACATTTCATGTTAAAGAATGGTTAACAGAATTTCTTAATGCTTAA